Proteins encoded together in one Mycobacterium sp. MS1601 window:
- a CDS encoding alpha/beta fold hydrolase, whose protein sequence is MNSPAAGVAPIHLGTGEPVLLLHPFLCSQNVWRTVAEQLAERAGFEVFAPTMAGHRGGPAVHSWFMDTAVLVDHVERQLDELGWETAHVVGNSLGGWVAFELERRGRARTLTAIAPAGGWTRHSPTKYETIFKFLAGGPALLAARLLGPRILDLPFARRLATLPVSGPADGPSEPDLRALVEDATHCHAYIALLIKTLTAPGLLELAEIRTPVQLVLAEKDRVFPSPRGNRHFTDNLPSHSVVHRLGGVGHIPMLEAPGVVTELIADFVDAHRSPEQAAPPA, encoded by the coding sequence ATGAACTCCCCTGCCGCCGGCGTAGCGCCGATCCATCTGGGGACGGGTGAACCGGTCCTGCTTCTGCACCCGTTCCTGTGCTCGCAGAATGTCTGGCGCACCGTGGCCGAGCAGCTGGCCGAGCGCGCCGGATTCGAGGTGTTCGCTCCGACCATGGCCGGCCATCGCGGTGGGCCGGCCGTACATTCCTGGTTCATGGACACCGCCGTGCTGGTGGACCACGTCGAGCGCCAGCTCGACGAATTGGGTTGGGAGACTGCGCATGTGGTGGGTAACTCCCTCGGCGGCTGGGTCGCCTTCGAGCTGGAGCGCAGGGGTCGCGCCCGGACGCTGACGGCGATCGCACCAGCCGGTGGCTGGACGCGGCACTCTCCCACCAAGTACGAGACCATCTTCAAATTCCTCGCCGGCGGCCCGGCGTTGCTGGCAGCACGGCTGCTGGGGCCGAGAATCCTGGACCTGCCGTTTGCTCGCAGGCTGGCAACACTGCCTGTCAGCGGCCCCGCCGACGGCCCCAGCGAACCCGACCTGCGGGCCCTCGTCGAAGACGCCACCCACTGTCATGCCTATATCGCCTTGCTGATCAAGACGCTGACCGCACCCGGACTGCTCGAGCTGGCCGAGATTCGCACACCGGTACAGCTCGTTCTCGCCGAGAAGGACCGGGTGTTCCCCAGCCCACGGGGCAACCGGCACTTCACCGACAACCTGCCCAGTCACTCCGTGGTGCACCGGCTGGGCGGCGTCGGCCACATCCCGATGCTCGAGGCGCCCGGCGTGGTGACCGAGCTCATCGCCGATTTTGTCGACGCGCACCGGTCACCGGAGCAAGCAGCACCGCCCGCCTGA
- the metX gene encoding homoserine O-acetyltransferase MetX: MTISPELSATLPAEGEVGVIDIGPLTLESGVVLEDVSIAIQRWGELSPSRDNVVMVLHALTGDSHVTGPAGPGHPTPGWWDGVAGPGAPIDTDRWCAISTNVLGGCRGSTGPSSLARDGKPWGSRFPVISVRDQVRADVAALAALGITEVAAVVGGSMGGARALEWAVSQPDSVRAALILAVGARATADQIGTQSTQVAAIKADPNWQGGDYHDTGRTPDAGLQIARRFAHLTYRGEEELDDRFANAPQGAEDPLAGGRYAVQSYLEHQGGKLLARFDAGSYVTLSDALSNHDVGRGRGGVEAALRSCPVPAIVGGITSDRLYPLRLQQEIADLLPGCEGLEVVDSIYGHDGFLVETEAVGQLVRRTLELAAQ, encoded by the coding sequence GTGACGATCTCTCCTGAGCTGAGTGCAACCCTGCCCGCCGAAGGCGAAGTCGGCGTCATCGACATCGGTCCGCTGACGCTGGAGAGCGGCGTGGTGCTCGAGGATGTCAGCATCGCCATCCAGCGCTGGGGCGAATTGTCGCCGTCGCGCGACAACGTGGTGATGGTGCTGCACGCACTGACCGGGGACTCGCATGTCACCGGCCCGGCCGGCCCCGGGCATCCCACCCCGGGATGGTGGGACGGCGTGGCCGGCCCCGGCGCCCCCATCGACACCGATCGTTGGTGCGCCATCTCCACCAACGTCCTGGGCGGCTGCCGCGGCAGCACCGGCCCCAGTTCGCTGGCGCGCGACGGAAAACCTTGGGGCTCACGGTTTCCGGTGATCTCGGTGCGCGACCAGGTCCGTGCCGACGTGGCCGCACTGGCCGCCCTGGGAATCACCGAGGTGGCTGCCGTGGTCGGCGGATCCATGGGTGGCGCCCGCGCACTGGAATGGGCTGTCAGCCAACCCGATTCAGTGCGGGCGGCGCTGATCCTGGCGGTGGGCGCGCGTGCCACCGCCGACCAGATCGGCACCCAGAGCACCCAGGTGGCCGCCATCAAGGCCGATCCGAACTGGCAGGGCGGTGACTACCACGACACCGGACGCACCCCCGACGCCGGTCTGCAGATCGCCCGTCGCTTCGCCCACCTGACCTATCGCGGCGAGGAGGAACTCGACGACCGGTTCGCCAACGCCCCCCAGGGCGCCGAGGATCCACTGGCCGGCGGGCGGTATGCGGTGCAGAGCTATCTGGAGCATCAGGGCGGGAAGCTTTTGGCGCGTTTCGACGCTGGAAGCTACGTGACGCTGAGTGACGCGCTGTCCAACCATGACGTCGGTAGAGGACGCGGTGGTGTGGAGGCTGCGCTGCGGTCCTGCCCCGTGCCCGCCATAGTCGGCGGTATCACCTCCGACCGGCTGTACCCGCTGCGGCTGCAACAGGAGATCGCCGATCTGCTGCCGGGATGCGAGGGCCTCGAGGTGGTCGACTCCATCTACGGCCACGACGGGTTCCTGGTGGAAACCGAGGCGGTGGGCCAGCTGGTGCGACGGACGCTGGAACTGGCCGCGCAGTGA
- a CDS encoding class I SAM-dependent methyltransferase: MSRSSSSWRELSRSFGSAAAAYERGRPSYPPEAIDWLLPPGARTVLDLGAGTGKLTTRLVERGLDVVAVDPLAEMLEVLSAALPDTPALLGTAEEIPLADNSVDAVLVAQAWHWVDPERAIPEVARVLRPGGRLGLVWNTRDERMGWVKDLGRIIGHERDPFNHEVSLPAPFTGTERHHVEWTNYLTPQALIDLVASRSYCITSPDEVRTQTLDQVRDLLATHPALAASTGLALPYVTVGIRATLTQ, encoded by the coding sequence GTGAGCAGGTCGTCGAGTTCGTGGCGCGAGCTCTCGCGGTCCTTCGGGTCCGCGGCGGCCGCCTACGAGCGCGGGCGTCCGTCTTACCCACCGGAGGCCATCGACTGGCTGTTGCCGCCGGGTGCGCGGACGGTGCTCGACCTGGGGGCCGGCACCGGCAAGCTGACCACCAGGCTGGTGGAACGGGGCCTCGACGTAGTGGCCGTCGATCCGTTGGCCGAGATGCTCGAGGTACTCAGTGCCGCGCTGCCAGACACGCCGGCCCTACTGGGCACTGCTGAAGAGATCCCGTTGGCGGACAACAGTGTTGACGCCGTACTGGTGGCCCAGGCGTGGCACTGGGTGGACCCCGAGCGCGCCATCCCCGAGGTCGCCCGCGTACTGCGACCCGGCGGACGGTTGGGTCTGGTGTGGAACACCCGCGACGAGAGAATGGGCTGGGTCAAGGACCTGGGCCGCATCATCGGCCACGAGCGCGACCCGTTCAACCATGAGGTGAGCCTGCCCGCCCCGTTCACCGGCACCGAGCGTCACCACGTCGAGTGGACGAATTACCTGACGCCACAGGCACTCATCGACCTGGTGGCATCCCGTAGCTACTGCATCACCTCGCCGGACGAGGTGCGGACGCAGACGCTGGATCAGGTGCGCGACCTGCTGGCCACCCATCCGGCGCTGGCAGCATCCACCGGTCTGGCGTTGCCGTATGTGACGGTGGGGATCCGAGCGACGTTGACGCAGTGA
- a CDS encoding PrpF domain-containing protein, translating to MLTVRATWMRGGTSKCWLFHAVDIDPLIDAAGGLDELLTSAFGSGDPRQLDGVGGGSSTTSKAAIVRRSQLPGIDIDYLFAQVAIGDRQVEWGSNCGNCATAIGLYALQSGLVAVDDTVTSVRMRNQNTGAVLTADIATPGGSIPTDGDAAVPGTNALGVPVGLTFTGLAGEPAQLLPSGHVVDTVSLEGRDYSATMVTAGAPAALFDAADLGLTGAEGNAVVADHLSLLVALRQQSSLRMGLSKPGDPIRHAIPKVGVVGSPRDYRTSAGEQVRADEYDVSVRMLSMMAPHPAIGLTSAVAVAAASTVAGGVVARKSTAAPSGLLRLGTPAGVLHVERIMNNGVLEAVTLHRAARRIASAELFVAERAHALAG from the coding sequence ATGCTCACAGTTCGCGCCACCTGGATGCGGGGAGGCACCAGCAAATGCTGGCTGTTCCACGCGGTGGACATCGACCCTCTGATCGACGCCGCCGGCGGCCTGGACGAGCTGCTGACGTCGGCGTTCGGTTCCGGTGATCCTCGTCAGCTCGACGGCGTGGGCGGCGGCAGCTCCACGACGTCCAAAGCCGCCATCGTCCGTCGCTCCCAGCTTCCCGGGATCGACATCGACTACCTGTTCGCCCAGGTTGCCATCGGCGACCGTCAAGTGGAGTGGGGTAGCAACTGCGGCAACTGCGCCACCGCGATCGGGCTCTACGCCCTGCAGTCCGGACTGGTGGCCGTCGACGACACGGTGACGTCGGTGCGGATGCGTAACCAGAACACCGGCGCGGTGCTGACCGCCGACATCGCCACCCCCGGTGGAAGCATCCCGACCGACGGCGATGCCGCGGTGCCTGGAACCAACGCGCTCGGCGTCCCGGTGGGGCTGACGTTCACCGGCTTGGCGGGCGAACCGGCGCAGCTGCTACCCAGTGGACACGTCGTCGACACGGTGAGTCTGGAGGGTCGGGACTATTCGGCCACGATGGTGACCGCCGGGGCGCCCGCAGCCCTGTTCGACGCCGCTGATCTGGGCCTCACCGGCGCCGAAGGCAATGCGGTTGTCGCCGATCATCTTTCGCTGCTGGTGGCCTTGCGTCAGCAGTCCTCGTTGCGGATGGGTTTGAGCAAACCGGGTGACCCCATCCGGCACGCGATTCCCAAGGTGGGCGTGGTGGGCAGCCCGCGGGACTACCGAACCAGCGCCGGGGAGCAGGTCCGAGCCGACGAGTACGACGTGTCCGTCCGGATGCTGTCGATGATGGCACCGCATCCCGCCATCGGGTTGACCTCCGCGGTGGCAGTGGCCGCCGCGTCCACGGTGGCCGGCGGTGTGGTGGCGCGCAAGAGCACCGCCGCGCCGTCCGGACTTCTGCGGCTGGGCACCCCGGCCGGCGTCCTGCACGTCGAGCGCATCATGAACAACGGTGTGCTGGAGGCGGTCACGCTGCACCGAGCGGCGCGCCGCATCGCGTCGGCCGAGTTGTTCGTCGCCGAGCGGGCCCACGCGCTGGCGGGCTGA
- the yhjD gene encoding inner membrane protein YhjD, with protein sequence MTGPARSEVDTEVDEAAGDKPGFLDRYRARWHWFDHVMLAQERYTNTKGDFYAAGITYFTIFALFPLLMVGFAIGGFVLASRPELMADVAGWIRTTISGDMGEQLVGLMDSAIDSRTTVGVIGLATAAWAGLGWMANLREALSQMWGRFRDEPPGFIRTKLSDLLALVSAFVAILLTFALTALGSGATMRSVLEFFGIGEAPGLGVVLQIASRLMSLAVSWLLFTWMIARLPRESISFRSSIRAGLIAAVGFEVFKLVASIYLVSVVSGPAGATFGPVLGLMVFAYITARLVLFSTAWAATSRDNLREDVIPPPEPAVINTRVMTRPGIGPVQAAAAVVAGAVGALGLSKLRQRGNDD encoded by the coding sequence GTGACAGGACCGGCCCGGTCTGAAGTCGACACCGAGGTCGACGAGGCAGCAGGGGACAAGCCGGGGTTTCTCGACCGGTATCGCGCCCGCTGGCATTGGTTCGACCACGTGATGCTGGCCCAAGAGCGTTACACGAACACCAAGGGCGATTTCTACGCCGCCGGCATCACCTACTTCACCATCTTCGCGCTGTTCCCGCTGCTGATGGTGGGTTTTGCGATCGGTGGTTTTGTGCTGGCCAGTCGGCCGGAGCTGATGGCCGACGTCGCGGGCTGGATCCGCACCACCATCTCCGGTGACATGGGCGAGCAACTCGTCGGCCTGATGGACTCGGCCATCGACTCCCGGACCACCGTCGGAGTCATCGGCCTGGCCACCGCGGCGTGGGCCGGGCTGGGATGGATGGCGAATCTGCGTGAGGCCCTGAGCCAGATGTGGGGGCGTTTCCGCGACGAGCCACCTGGCTTCATCCGCACCAAACTGTCGGATCTGCTGGCGCTGGTATCGGCGTTCGTGGCGATCTTGTTGACGTTTGCACTCACCGCGCTGGGCAGCGGTGCGACCATGCGCAGCGTGCTGGAGTTCTTCGGTATCGGGGAAGCGCCAGGGCTCGGAGTGGTGTTGCAGATCGCGTCCCGGCTGATGTCACTGGCGGTGTCCTGGTTGTTGTTCACCTGGATGATCGCCCGGTTGCCCCGGGAGTCGATCAGCTTCCGCAGCAGTATCCGAGCGGGGTTGATCGCCGCTGTCGGCTTCGAGGTCTTCAAGCTGGTGGCATCGATCTACCTGGTGTCGGTGGTGAGCGGACCTGCCGGCGCAACGTTCGGTCCGGTGCTGGGTCTGATGGTCTTCGCCTACATCACCGCACGCCTGGTCCTTTTTTCCACCGCGTGGGCTGCCACGTCGAGAGACAACCTGCGCGAGGACGTCATCCCGCCGCCGGAACCCGCCGTGATCAACACCAGGGTGATGACCCGACCGGGTATCGGCCCCGTGCAGGCCGCGGCTGCCGTGGTGGCGGGAGCCGTTGGTGCGCTCGGGCTTTCGAAGCTCAGGCAGCGCGGGAACGACGATTGA
- a CDS encoding bifunctional o-acetylhomoserine/o-acetylserine sulfhydrylase, which produces MERAPRTDGGSTVVTEPTDPTLNWSFETKQIHAGQSPDPATNARALPIYQTTSYTFRDTDHAAALFGLAEPGNIYTRIMNPTTDVVEQRIAALEGGVAALFLASGQAAETFAILNLAAAGDHIVSSPRLYGGTYNLFHYTLPKLGIEVTFVDDPDNLDSWRAAVRPNTKAFFGETISNPQIDLLDTPGVSAVAHEHGVPLIVDNTIATPYLIQPISQGADIVVHSATKYLGGHGSAIAGVIVDGGTFDWTQGRHPGFTTPDPSYHGVVFADLGAPAFALKARVQLLRDLGSAASPFNAFLIAQGLETLSLRIERHVANAQKVAEFLEARDDVLSVNYAGLPSSPWHERAKTLAPKGTGAVLAFELAGGLAAGKAFVDALTLHSHVANIGDVRSLVIHPASTTHAQLTPEEQLTTGVTPGLVRLAVGIEGIDDILADLEQGFAAANAVGASDPHALAAF; this is translated from the coding sequence ATGGAACGGGCCCCCAGAACTGATGGAGGCTCGACAGTCGTGACTGAACCCACCGATCCCACCCTGAACTGGTCGTTCGAGACCAAGCAGATCCACGCCGGCCAGAGCCCCGACCCTGCCACCAACGCACGGGCCCTGCCGATCTACCAGACCACGTCGTACACGTTCCGTGACACCGACCACGCCGCGGCACTGTTCGGGCTGGCCGAGCCGGGCAACATCTACACCCGGATCATGAACCCCACCACCGATGTGGTGGAACAGCGCATCGCCGCCCTCGAAGGGGGTGTCGCGGCGTTGTTCCTGGCCTCCGGCCAGGCCGCCGAGACCTTCGCCATCCTCAACCTGGCCGCCGCAGGTGATCACATCGTGTCCAGCCCCCGGCTCTACGGCGGCACCTACAACCTCTTCCATTACACGCTGCCCAAGCTGGGTATCGAGGTGACCTTCGTCGACGACCCGGACAATCTCGACTCCTGGCGTGCCGCAGTGCGTCCCAACACCAAGGCGTTCTTCGGCGAGACCATCTCCAACCCGCAGATCGACCTGTTGGACACCCCCGGCGTCTCGGCTGTCGCACACGAACACGGCGTCCCGTTGATCGTCGACAACACCATCGCCACCCCCTACCTGATCCAACCGATCAGCCAGGGTGCCGACATCGTGGTGCACTCGGCCACCAAGTACCTCGGCGGACACGGTTCGGCCATCGCCGGCGTGATCGTCGACGGCGGTACCTTCGACTGGACTCAGGGTCGGCACCCCGGCTTCACCACCCCGGATCCCAGCTACCACGGCGTGGTGTTCGCCGATCTGGGCGCACCGGCATTCGCACTCAAGGCGCGGGTGCAGTTGCTGCGCGACCTCGGCTCGGCGGCATCGCCGTTCAACGCGTTCCTGATCGCCCAGGGGCTCGAGACCCTCAGCCTGCGCATCGAGCGCCATGTCGCCAATGCCCAGAAGGTGGCCGAGTTCCTCGAAGCCCGCGACGACGTGTTGTCGGTCAACTACGCCGGCCTGCCGTCGTCACCGTGGCACGAGCGAGCAAAGACGTTGGCGCCCAAGGGAACCGGAGCGGTTCTGGCATTCGAGCTGGCCGGCGGGCTGGCGGCCGGCAAGGCTTTTGTCGACGCACTGACCTTGCACAGCCATGTGGCCAACATCGGCGACGTGCGGTCACTGGTGATACACCCGGCCTCGACCACGCACGCGCAGCTGACGCCGGAAGAGCAGCTGACCACCGGTGTGACTCCCGGCTTGGTGCGCCTGGCCGTGGGGATCGAGGGCATCGACGACATCCTGGCCGACCTCGAGCAGGGCTTCGCCGCGGCGAACGCGGTCGGGGCCTCCGATCCGCATGCCCTGGCGGCGTTTTGA
- a CDS encoding D-alanyl-D-alanine carboxypeptidase family protein, with protein sequence MATTRPLFRHAAALAVALLTLSSPAMAHAEPEACPYRVTTPPAVDASEVPKPGDPTPQPLAVPAKPVGGEALGGCGIIAAPGTPPVPEDVSAESWIVADMDTGDVIAARDPHGRHRPASVIKVLTALASLKELNLNKQVPGTQDDANAEGTKVGVGPGGFYTVNDLLHGLMMHSGNDAAHALAMQLGGWDAALGKLNTLASQLGGRDTRAATPSGLDGPGMSTSAYDLALFYRYAWQNPTFTDIVRTQSFDFPGRDGNPPYEVVNDVKLLYNYPGALGGKTGYTDDAGQTFVGGAERDGRRLVAVLLKGTRQPIAPWEQAARLLDYGFSLPVGTKVGELVDPDPALLPKEAARTDEMAATAAAQAASLVPAADAVPVRVGVAVVGTIVVFGLILAARAVNRRSRAA encoded by the coding sequence ATGGCGACCACACGACCCCTGTTCCGGCACGCAGCCGCGCTCGCGGTGGCGCTGCTGACGCTGAGCAGTCCGGCGATGGCACACGCCGAGCCCGAAGCCTGCCCCTACCGGGTCACCACCCCGCCGGCCGTCGACGCCTCCGAGGTGCCCAAGCCCGGTGACCCCACCCCGCAACCACTGGCCGTGCCTGCCAAACCCGTGGGCGGCGAAGCCCTGGGGGGCTGCGGCATCATCGCCGCGCCCGGCACTCCACCGGTGCCCGAGGATGTCTCCGCAGAATCCTGGATCGTGGCCGACATGGACACCGGTGACGTGATCGCCGCCCGCGACCCGCACGGCCGCCACCGCCCCGCCAGCGTCATCAAGGTGCTGACCGCGCTGGCGTCGCTCAAGGAACTCAACCTCAACAAGCAGGTGCCGGGAACCCAGGACGACGCCAACGCCGAGGGCACCAAGGTGGGTGTGGGCCCCGGTGGCTTCTACACCGTCAACGACCTGCTGCACGGGCTGATGATGCACTCCGGCAACGATGCCGCCCATGCACTGGCGATGCAGCTGGGCGGCTGGGACGCAGCGCTCGGCAAGCTCAACACCCTGGCCAGCCAGCTCGGCGGCCGCGACACCCGGGCTGCCACACCCTCAGGCCTGGACGGCCCCGGCATGAGCACCTCGGCTTACGACCTGGCCCTCTTCTACCGGTACGCCTGGCAGAACCCGACTTTCACCGACATCGTGCGAACCCAGTCCTTCGACTTCCCCGGCCGCGACGGCAATCCGCCCTACGAGGTGGTCAACGACGTCAAGCTGCTCTACAACTACCCCGGCGCACTCGGCGGCAAGACCGGCTACACCGACGACGCCGGCCAGACGTTTGTCGGCGGCGCGGAGCGCGACGGGCGCCGCCTGGTGGCGGTACTGCTGAAGGGCACCCGACAGCCGATCGCGCCGTGGGAGCAGGCGGCCCGGCTCCTCGACTACGGCTTCAGCCTGCCCGTGGGCACCAAGGTCGGCGAGCTGGTGGATCCGGACCCGGCGCTGCTGCCCAAGGAGGCCGCCCGCACCGACGAGATGGCCGCCACCGCGGCCGCTCAGGCTGCGAGCTTGGTTCCGGCCGCCGACGCCGTGCCGGTGCGGGTGGGCGTCGCAGTGGTGGGCACCATCGTGGTGTTCGGACTGATCCTGGCCGCCCGCGCGGTCAATCGTCGTTCCCGCGCTGCCTGA
- the trpS gene encoding tryptophan--tRNA ligase — MSDSTPAVQDVARRQVVFSGAQPTSDSLHLGNALGAVRQWVALQEGYDAYFCVVDLHAITVAQDPKVLRRRTLVTAAQYLALGIDPSKATVFVQSHVPAHAELAWVLGCFTGFGQASRMTQFKDKSQKQGSDATTVGLFTYPVLMAADVLLYNTDLVPVGEDQRQHLELARDLAQRLNSQYKKLFVVPEAMIPKTTAKIQDLADPTAKMSKSAASDAGLISLLDDPAKTAKKIRSAVTDSEREIRFDRDAKAGVSNLLTIQSAVTGTDIDALVAGYQGRGYGDLKKDTADAVVEFVTPIKARVDELLADQAELEAILAAGAARAREVSAKTLRRVYDRLGFLPQQS; from the coding sequence ATGAGCGACTCCACTCCTGCCGTCCAGGATGTTGCCCGCCGCCAGGTCGTGTTCTCCGGCGCGCAACCCACCAGCGATTCCCTGCACCTCGGCAACGCACTCGGCGCGGTCAGACAGTGGGTGGCGCTGCAGGAGGGCTACGACGCCTATTTCTGCGTTGTCGACCTGCATGCCATCACCGTTGCGCAGGATCCCAAGGTGCTACGGCGCCGCACCCTGGTGACCGCGGCGCAGTACCTCGCGTTGGGCATCGATCCGTCGAAGGCGACCGTGTTCGTCCAGAGCCATGTCCCTGCTCACGCCGAATTGGCTTGGGTGCTGGGCTGTTTCACCGGTTTCGGCCAGGCCTCCCGGATGACGCAGTTCAAGGACAAGTCGCAGAAGCAGGGCAGTGACGCCACCACTGTGGGCCTGTTCACCTATCCGGTGTTGATGGCTGCCGACGTGCTGCTCTACAACACCGACCTGGTGCCGGTGGGAGAGGACCAGCGACAGCACCTGGAGCTGGCCCGAGATCTCGCTCAGCGGTTGAACTCCCAGTACAAGAAGCTGTTCGTGGTACCGGAAGCGATGATCCCGAAGACCACCGCCAAAATCCAGGATCTGGCTGACCCGACTGCCAAGATGAGCAAGTCCGCCGCCTCCGACGCGGGACTGATCAGTCTGCTCGATGATCCGGCCAAGACCGCCAAGAAGATTCGTTCGGCAGTCACTGACAGCGAACGCGAGATCCGGTTCGACCGGGACGCCAAAGCGGGAGTGTCCAACCTGCTGACCATCCAGTCCGCGGTCACCGGAACGGACATCGACGCTCTGGTCGCCGGCTACCAGGGTCGCGGCTACGGCGATCTGAAGAAGGACACCGCCGACGCGGTGGTGGAGTTCGTCACACCGATCAAGGCGCGCGTTGATGAGTTACTGGCAGATCAGGCGGAGTTGGAGGCGATTCTGGCCGCCGGTGCGGCAAGAGCCCGTGAAGTGTCTGCAAAGACGTTGCGGCGGGTATATGACCGTCTAGGTTTTCTACCTCAGCAGAGTTGA
- a CDS encoding exodeoxyribonuclease III, giving the protein MIVSTINVNGIRAAVKHRSADNLGLLPWLAQTSADVVCLQETRADDEQLASALAPALDDCWHLASAEPHLKGRNGVAVLSRHPFDAVRVGVGIDEFAEHGRYLEVDIENLTVASVYVQTGEAETPRQLEKERFMVALAKRMSELSTSGRDAVVCGDWNIAHTENDIKAWKANVKKSGFLPSERQWVGELLDAGWVDVVRHLHPDVAGPYSWWSWRGKAFDNDAGWRIDYHLANAQLAARTVSARVERPEAYALRWSDHAPVTVEYS; this is encoded by the coding sequence GTGATCGTCAGCACCATCAACGTCAACGGCATCCGGGCCGCGGTCAAGCACCGCTCCGCCGACAACCTGGGGCTGCTGCCCTGGCTGGCCCAGACCAGCGCCGATGTGGTCTGCCTGCAGGAGACCCGCGCCGACGACGAACAGCTGGCCTCCGCACTGGCCCCTGCGCTCGACGACTGCTGGCATCTGGCATCCGCCGAACCCCACCTCAAGGGCCGAAACGGCGTCGCCGTGCTGAGCAGGCACCCGTTCGATGCTGTCCGGGTAGGCGTGGGGATCGACGAGTTCGCCGAGCACGGCCGCTACCTGGAAGTCGATATCGAGAACCTGACCGTGGCCAGTGTGTACGTCCAGACCGGGGAGGCTGAGACGCCACGCCAGCTGGAGAAAGAACGCTTCATGGTGGCGCTGGCCAAGCGGATGTCCGAGTTGAGCACCTCGGGCCGTGACGCGGTGGTGTGCGGTGACTGGAACATCGCGCACACCGAAAACGACATCAAGGCGTGGAAGGCGAACGTCAAGAAGTCCGGCTTCCTGCCCAGCGAGCGGCAGTGGGTGGGGGAGTTGCTTGACGCGGGCTGGGTGGACGTCGTCCGCCACCTGCACCCGGATGTGGCAGGCCCGTACAGCTGGTGGTCCTGGCGTGGCAAGGCCTTCGACAACGACGCGGGCTGGCGCATCGACTACCACCTGGCGAACGCCCAGCTGGCTGCCCGCACCGTCTCCGCCCGGGTGGAACGGCCCGAGGCCTACGCACTGCGCTGGTCCGATCACGCGCCGGTGACGGTCGAATACTCCTGA